Below is a window of Acidobacteriota bacterium DNA.
CGCTCGACCGTCTCCCCCCTTTGCGCCCCGCGCCCCTCGGTCCCCTCGGCCCGGTGTCCCGGCCCGGCGCCGACGTCCTTGAGCAGCGCGGCGAAGGCCAGGACCGGGGACCGGCCGCGGAGACGCGAAAGGACGGCCGAAGCGTGCGCCAGGAGGTCGCCGGAGCGGGGGTGGGGCGCCTGCTCCAGGATCGCGACCTCCGGCAGCAGCTCGGCGAGCAGGCGGCTCCTGTGGAGCAACTCGAGCCCGCGTCCCGGGTCGCGGCCGGTGAAGATCTCCTCCAGTTCGCCCCGGATCCGCTCCCAGCTGACCTCGGTGATGCGGGGGGCCAGGGTCCCGATGGCGTCCCATGTCTCCGGGGCGATGTCGAACCCGAGGCCGCAGGCGAAACGCAAGGCGCGCAGGAGGCGGAGCTTGTCTTCCCGGAACCGTTCCCGGGGGTCTCCTATGGTCCGGACGAGGCGGCGCTCGATGTCCTCCCGGCCGCCGACGTAATCGATGAGGCGGCCGCCGGTGGGGTCGTAGAACAGGCCGTTGATGGTGAAATCCCTGCGCCGGGCGTCTTCCGCCGGGCCGGAAAAGACCACGGATGAGGGGCGTCGCCCGTCAACATACTCCCGGTCGCTCCGGAAGGTGGCGACTTCGAACGCGCGCCCGTACATCGACACCTGGACCACCCCGAAATGGGCCCCGATCGCGCGCGAACGGGGGAAGAGGCGCCGCACCTCGTCGGGCGGGGCGCTCGTGGCGATGTCGATGTCCCTCGGTCTTCTCCGGAGCAGAAAATCGCGCACCCACCCCCCGGCGAAGTAGGCTTCGTACCCGCCGAGACGCAGCCTGTCGACGATGCGTCGCGCGGCTCTGATCATGGTTCCTTCGGGGCCCGTGCCGGGGGGAGGGCGAAGGGCCTCTCCCCGGGCCGGCCTAGGACAGCTTGTCGAGCTGCTTGTTCCAGTTGTCGTCCTTGAAGAGCTTCCGGAACAGGGAGCGGTAACGGGCGAAGGCTTTTCTGTCCCCCAGCTTGTGGCAGGCGAGGGCCATGCGGACGTAGAAGAGATCGTCGTTGGGAAACCGTTTGGCCAGCCTGAGCGTGGCTTCCCCCTCCTCCACCGCCTCCTTGTAGCGCCCGAGCTCGTAGTAATTGTCGGTCAGGAAGCTGCGGGCCTCCGCCTTCTCCAGGACGTCCTGGGGATTGCGGTGCAGCGTCTCCAGCGCGATCAGGAGCGACTTTTCAAAGGAATTGGTGCGGAAATGGCACTCGGCCATTTTCAGGTAGATCCAGGCCAGGTCCCTGCTCCTGGAGGTCAGCTGCTTCAGCTTGAGGATCTTCTCGTAGGTCTCGATCGCCATCGTGTAGTTGGACAGCTTCCGGTAGCATTCGGCCAGTTTCGCGTGGATTTCGTCGCGCCGCTCGAAGCGCGGATCCAGCTCCAGCACCTTGGAATAGTGCTTGATGGCCTCCTGGTGCTGCCCGAGCCCCAGGTAGTTGTTGGCCATGCTCTCGTAGAGGTAGGCGAGCCCCGGGTCGTTGTCGCTCAGCACCTGGATGGCTTTCTGGGAATAGCGGATCGCCTCGCCGTGCTTCCCCATCGCCTCGTAGTTCCGGCTGAGCCCCGCGTAGAGCATCCACTGGGTGTCCTTCTCCTGGCTGTCGATCTGCTCCTCGCACCTCTTCCGGGCCTCGAGCGATTTGGCCGTCTTCCCGTGGTATTCGTAGAGCGACCCGAGGTGGAAGAAGATGAACCCGTACATGTCCTGCATGAATTCGGGCTTCCGGGGGTCGAAAAGCCTGGCCGATTTGAGCAGGTACTCGAAAGCCTTCTTGTCCTCCCCGTTGTTGAAGTGGCAGATCCCGACCTGGCCGGCGAAATAGGCCTTGATGTTCTTCTGTCGGACGATCCCGAGCGCCTCGCCGTAGACCCGGGCGGCCTCCGGGTAGTTTCCCTTGTTGAAGAGCTCTTCGGCGTAGGCGTCGTGGAGCGAGATCCTCTCCGCGTCGGACCCGGCTCTTTTCAGTCTGGCGTTGAACTGTTGTTTGTTCACTCGATGCCCCCTGGAAACGATGTTTCAGACAGACGGTACTATACAATATTTCAGCGAAAGATGGAGATTTTCCCTAAGCGGGGCTACTGGTGGGCGACGAGGCGACCCGGTTCGATGTCGACCCGTTCGATTCCGTAGGGAAGAGTCGAGGGCTCGGTGGGATTGAAGGGAGGGGTCTGCCGCATCCCCACGGCCGCGATGATCTCGTTGACCAGCCCGCTCGGCAGGACGCGGCCGTCGAAGCGCGCTTGCTCCAGTTCATACCGCCCCCGGCCGTTGCCGGTGTGGAGCCTGCCGTCCGCGTCGAGGATGCGGGTGCCGGAGAACATGTAGGCGAGCAGGTTGCGGAACAGGCCCGTCGACGAGGTCCGCAGGCGGTCGAAGTCGATCACGGCGCGGGCCTGGAGCCGGTCCTGCTCGAACCTGACCTGGAGACTGCGCAGCGACGGGTGGTAGCGGGGTTTCAGGACCAGCTGAAGGTAGGAGTTGATCTCCTCCTCGGTAAAGGGGGTCGACAGGCTTTTCCCCGATTCCTTCTCCCGGGTGAAGCGTTCCATCTCCCTGATTTTTTCGGCGCAGCGCTCCGCGGCTTCCCCGGACAGGGCCGGTTCGGAACCCCGGAGCGGGAGGAGCCCGCCGGAGGTGAGGAGAATCACAAGCCCCCACGCGAGGGCGCGGCTAGCGGATGACCCTGGCCGTCCGTTCCCACCGGGTCTTCGTGAAGAAGTTGAGGAAGACATCGCCAAACTGTTTCATCCTGTCCGAAGCGCTGGTTTGAAGATATTCGTCCCTGGGGGTTTCGAAGGACCAGTAGATCACGAGCGCCTTCCCGAGCAGGTAGTCGCGCGGCACGCACCCCCAGAATCGGCTGTCCTGGCTGTTGTCCCGGTTGTCCCCCATGGCAAAATACTGGTCCTCCGGGACCTCGTACGGGCCGTAATGGCGGTAGATGCTGTCGGCGTCGATGTACTGGGTGTAGTCCTCCTCGAGCGCCTCGCCGTTGATGAAGATCTGCCGCCCGACCATCTCGACCTTGTCTCCCGGCATCCCTATAAGCCTTTTGACGTAGGCGACCTCGGGATTGTTCGGATATTTGAACACGATGACGTCTCCCCGCCGGGGCGTCCGGTAAGGGAGCAGTTTGGCCAGGAAGCCGGGGGTGATGCCGTAGGCGAGCTTGTTGACGAGGAGGTGGTCGCCGATGAGGAGGTTCGATTCCATCGATCCGGTCGGGATCTTGAACGCCTGGACCACGAAGGTGGTGGCGAAGAGCGCGATGATGGCGGTGATGACGATCGATTCGAAATATTCGCGTACGGTCGATTTATGGAATTCCAAGATCCCCTCCAGCCTGCCATGATTCCTAACGACCCACGGCGACTCATAGCAAAGGTCAAAAGTCTAACA
It encodes the following:
- a CDS encoding CCA tRNA nucleotidyltransferase, encoding MIRAARRIVDRLRLGGYEAYFAGGWVRDFLLRRRPRDIDIATSAPPDEVRRLFPRSRAIGAHFGVVQVSMYGRAFEVATFRSDREYVDGRRPSSVVFSGPAEDARRRDFTINGLFYDPTGGRLIDYVGGREDIERRLVRTIGDPRERFREDKLRLLRALRFACGLGFDIAPETWDAIGTLAPRITEVSWERIRGELEEIFTGRDPGRGLELLHRSRLLAELLPEVAILEQAPHPRSGDLLAHASAVLSRLRGRSPVLAFAALLKDVGAGPGHRAEGTEGRGAQRGETVERICRRLKMSNGDIRAVRGLVQTHPEFFRLPEMSRGEWMRMAALPDIEDHLRLLGAAVAAGSGTPSLHAGWRRRLREFRDSPPLRPLIDGSDLVALGLEPGPAFREILDTVRNLQFEGALSTREEALRYLRERHGDT
- a CDS encoding tetratricopeptide repeat protein, with protein sequence MNKQQFNARLKRAGSDAERISLHDAYAEELFNKGNYPEAARVYGEALGIVRQKNIKAYFAGQVGICHFNNGEDKKAFEYLLKSARLFDPRKPEFMQDMYGFIFFHLGSLYEYHGKTAKSLEARKRCEEQIDSQEKDTQWMLYAGLSRNYEAMGKHGEAIRYSQKAIQVLSDNDPGLAYLYESMANNYLGLGQHQEAIKHYSKVLELDPRFERRDEIHAKLAECYRKLSNYTMAIETYEKILKLKQLTSRSRDLAWIYLKMAECHFRTNSFEKSLLIALETLHRNPQDVLEKAEARSFLTDNYYELGRYKEAVEEGEATLRLAKRFPNDDLFYVRMALACHKLGDRKAFARYRSLFRKLFKDDNWNKQLDKLS
- the lepB gene encoding signal peptidase I, translating into MEFHKSTVREYFESIVITAIIALFATTFVVQAFKIPTGSMESNLLIGDHLLVNKLAYGITPGFLAKLLPYRTPRRGDVIVFKYPNNPEVAYVKRLIGMPGDKVEMVGRQIFINGEALEEDYTQYIDADSIYRHYGPYEVPEDQYFAMGDNRDNSQDSRFWGCVPRDYLLGKALVIYWSFETPRDEYLQTSASDRMKQFGDVFLNFFTKTRWERTARVIR